A stretch of DNA from Mycolicibacterium celeriflavum:
CCCAGTTGCCGGTGTCCTTGTTGGCCGCCAAATGAGGTGTCACCGACACGATCTGGCGTTCCACCGCAAGCACTTCGGCGACCGTGCGGCCGTCGAGCGAGTCGAGCTGGGTCCACGTGGGCGGAAGCAGGAAAGTCCGTCCGTCGGCGAAGTCCTCGAGCGCTTCGTGCGGCGTAATCCAGTCGGCCTTGTCGGTCTCGGTGTTCTCGCCGTCGGCGAGTTGGCCTTCCGGCAGCGCCCCGACGAAAAAGTAGGTGTCGTAACGGCGGGTGCGTTCCTCCTTCGGCGTCACCCAGTTCGCCCACGGCCGAAGCAGATCGGCGCGCAGCACCAGGTTCTCGCGGCGCAGGAAGTCGGCGAACGACAGCGACCGATTCACCAGGTCGGCGCGCGCCGCGCGGTAGACCGAGGCGTCGTCGACAAGCACGTCGGGATCGTCGGCCGCACCGGCGAACAACACCCCCGACTCCTCGAACGTCTCGCGCGCCGCGGCGCACACCAGCGCCTGCGCCAGATCGGTCTCGACGCCGAAACGCATTGCCCACCAGGCGGGTTCGGGACCGAACCAGGCGATGTCGGCGTTGCGGTCGCGGTCGTCGACACCGCCGCCGGGAAACACCATCACCCCGGCGACGAAATCCATCGCCGAGTGCCGCCGCATCAGGAACACCTCGAGTCCGGGATGCTTGTCGCGGATCAGCATCACGGTCGCGGCCGGCCGCGGCGTCAGTGGTTCGTCTGCCGGTTGGTCTCTCATGCTCGCCTCCTGTGTGCGGCCCGGCTCCTGGCGCGCCGCGCGAAGTACCGACCGTCCACGACCTCGAGCGTGATCGCCTGGCCGAACGCCTTGGACAGGTTCTCGGCGGTCAGCACGTCAGGTAGCAGGCCCGAGTCGACGACCTTGCCCTCGGACAGGATCAGACCGTGGGAGAAGCCGCGCGGAATCTCCTCGACGTGGTGGGTCACCAGCACCATCGCCGGCGAGTCCGGGTCGGCCGCCAGGTCCTCCATTCGGGCCAGGAGTTCCTCACGCCCGCCGAGGTCCAGGCCGGCGGCGGGTTCGTCGAGCAACAGCAGTTCGGGGTCGGTCATCATCGACCGCGCGATCAGCACCCGCTTGCGCTCGCCTTCGGACAAGGTGCCGTACGTGCGTTCGGCCAGGTGCTCGGCACCGACACTCTCGAGCATGTCGACGGCCTGCTCGTAGTCGGTGTCGTCGTACTGCTCGCGCCACCGGCCCAGCACCGCGTAGCCGGCGGAGACCACCAGATCGCGCACTACCTCGCCGTCGGGCACCCGCTGCGAGAGCGCCGAACTGCTGAGTCCGACGCGGGCCCGCAATTCGGTCATGTCCGTGCGGCCGAGTCGCTCGCCGAGCACGTACGCCGTCCCCGACGACGGATATTCCAGTGCGGCGGCGATGCGCAGCAGCGAGGTCTTACCGGCACCGTTGGGACCGATCACCACCCAGCGTTCGTCGAGTTCGACCGCCCAGGTGATGGGCCCGACCAGGACCTGACCGCCGCGCCGCAGCGACACCTTGGCGAAGTCGATCAGCACATCGGGGTCGGCTGCATCTCCTTCGGTGGCGGGCACCCGCTCATCGTAGTCAGCCGATTTCGGTGCGCTCGTGCTCGCCCGTCGGCTGTTCGCGCACCCGAGCTGCCCGCCCGCGAGGCGAACCCCCGCTACGCATGATGTGGGAAGCGCAACCGAATCAGCTCGAGCTCGCGGGCCATCCGCTCGGCGTCGCGGTCCTGATAGTCGGTGTACGCGATCGGCGGGTGCCAGATGAAGAGCTTGGCAAGCCGCCGACTCATCCGAGAGATCCAGTTGGTGCTCATGGCCTTCATAGTCGCGACGACTGGCTTGCTCTTCAATAGCCAGTTACGCCATACTGGCCTGTAATGACGATCGAAATCCCTGCACGTGCGCTCGATGTGGACCTCCTGGTTCGCGAGCTGGGTAACTGGCGGACGTCCAGTCGCAGCGGTCCGGCCTATCGGGGCTTGGCCGATGCAATCCGGTTGCTCATCGTCGACGGGCGCGTGCCCGTGGGCGCGCGACTGCCCAGCGAACGCGCGCTCGCCGATGTGCTGCGGGTGTCTCGCACGACCGTCACCGCCGCCTACACCCAGCTGCGTGAGGACGGCTAC
This window harbors:
- a CDS encoding ABC transporter ATP-binding protein, producing MPATEGDAADPDVLIDFAKVSLRRGGQVLVGPITWAVELDERWVVIGPNGAGKTSLLRIAAALEYPSSGTAYVLGERLGRTDMTELRARVGLSSSALSQRVPDGEVVRDLVVSAGYAVLGRWREQYDDTDYEQAVDMLESVGAEHLAERTYGTLSEGERKRVLIARSMMTDPELLLLDEPAAGLDLGGREELLARMEDLAADPDSPAMVLVTHHVEEIPRGFSHGLILSEGKVVDSGLLPDVLTAENLSKAFGQAITLEVVDGRYFARRARSRAAHRRRA
- a CDS encoding NUDIX hydrolase codes for the protein MRDQPADEPLTPRPAATVMLIRDKHPGLEVFLMRRHSAMDFVAGVMVFPGGGVDDRDRNADIAWFGPEPAWWAMRFGVETDLAQALVCAAARETFEESGVLFAGAADDPDVLVDDASVYRAARADLVNRSLSFADFLRRENLVLRADLLRPWANWVTPKEERTRRYDTYFFVGALPEGQLADGENTETDKADWITPHEALEDFADGRTFLLPPTWTQLDSLDGRTVAEVLAVERQIVSVTPHLAANKDTGNWEIEFFNSDRYNAARNRRAPQGYGSDTRQA